From the Planctomycetota bacterium genome, the window ACTGCCGCGACCTGACCGTGCTGGGCAGTTACCCCCGCAGCACGCGCGTGCTGTAGGCGGGCGACCCTCGACGCCGCGGGCGCCGCGCGGTATACCGATGGCATGAGCACACTCTCCCGGCGGGCGTTTCTGGGCGCATCGGTGGCGGCTGCGGGCGCGATGGGTGCGGCGTCAGGGGCCGAACGCCCCGGTCCCCGCGCGGGCGCCCGCCCCGAGGCGCGCCCGCGGTTTCACGCCGCCGGCCCGGTGGTCATCGCGTCGCTCAACGGCCTGCCCGCGACCCGCCGCGCGATGGACCTGCTGAACGAGGGCTACGACCCCGCCGACGCGATCGTGCAGGGCGTGCGCATCGTCGAGGACGACCCCAACGACGATTCGGTCGGCTACGGCGGGCTGCCCAACGCCGACGGCGTGGTCGAGCTCGACGCGTCGGTGATGCACGGGCCGACGCACAAGAGCGGGGCGGTCGCGAGCGTGCGGAACATCAAGAACGTCGCGATGGTCGCGCTCATGGTGCTCCGGCGCACCGACCACTGCCTGCTCGTGGGCGAGGGGGCGTACCGCTACGCGCGGTCGATGGGCTTCGCGCACGAGGAACTGCTCACCGAGCACGCGCGGGCCGAGTACCTCAACTGGCGCCAGAACATGAGCCGGGACGACGACTACCTGAACGACGACGAGCGCGACGCGCCGGTGGGCAAGACCTGGGACCTGCTGCCCGGGCAGCAGGCGCCCGCCGCTCCCGTTCCTCGGACCAACGACGGGCCGGACATCCGCGACGACTCGCCGGCTCAAGGCCGGCCCCGCACCCGCGCCCCGGGTCAGGACTTCATCAGGGAAGTGACGGGCACGGTGCACTGCTCGGCGCTCACCGCCAAGGGCGACATCGCGAGCTGCACGAGCACGAGCGGGCTGAACTGGAAGATCCCCGGTCGCGTGGGCGATTCGCCGATCATCGGCGCGGGCAACTACTGCGACAACGACATCGGGGCAGCGGGCAGCACCGGGCGGGGCGAGGCGAACATCGTGACGCTCGCCGCGGCCCGGATCGTGGACCTGATGGGCGACGGGCTGTCGCCCGAAGAGGCCTGCCTCGCGATGTGTC encodes:
- a CDS encoding N(4)-(beta-N-acetylglucosaminyl)-L-asparaginase, whose protein sequence is MSTLSRRAFLGASVAAAGAMGAASGAERPGPRAGARPEARPRFHAAGPVVIASLNGLPATRRAMDLLNEGYDPADAIVQGVRIVEDDPNDDSVGYGGLPNADGVVELDASVMHGPTHKSGAVASVRNIKNVAMVALMVLRRTDHCLLVGEGAYRYARSMGFAHEELLTEHARAEYLNWRQNMSRDDDYLNDDERDAPVGKTWDLLPGQQAPAAPVPRTNDGPDIRDDSPAQGRPRTRAPGQDFIREVTGTVHCSALTAKGDIASCTSTSGLNWKIPGRVGDSPIIGAGNYCDNDIGAAGSTGRGEANIVTLAAARIVDLMGDGLSPEEACLAMCRYVVDRTKEKRLWRVRGDVREPTFDLKFYALRKDGLFGGASLWSGAKMSVCDGAGARVIDVPSLYERAQGR